A genomic region of Pongo pygmaeus isolate AG05252 chromosome 7, NHGRI_mPonPyg2-v2.0_pri, whole genome shotgun sequence contains the following coding sequences:
- the PENK gene encoding proenkephalin-A isoform X1, translating into MARFLRLCTWLLLLGPGLLATVRAECSQDCATCSYRLVRPADINFLACIMECEGKLPSLKIWETCKELLQLSKPELPQDGTSTLRESSKLEESHLLAKRYGGFMKRYGGFMKKMDELYPMEPEEEANGSEILAKRYGGFMKKDVEEDDSLANSSDLLKELLETGDNREHSHHQDGSDNEEEVSKRYGGFMRGLKRSPQLEDEAKELQKRYGGFMRRVGRPEWWMDYQKRYGGFLKRFAEALPSDEEGESYSKEVPEMEKRYGGFMRF; encoded by the exons ATGGCGCGATTCCTGAGACTTTGCACTTGGCTGCTGTTGCTCGGCCCCGGGCTCCTGGCGACCGTGCGGGCCGAATGCAGCCAGGATTGCGCGACGTGCAGCTACCGCCTAGTGCGCCCGGCCGACATCAATTTCCTG GCttgcataatggaatgtgaaggaaaACTGCCTTCTCTGAAAATTTGGGAAACCTGCAAGGAGCTCCTGCAGCTGTCCAAACCAGAGCTTCCTCAAGATGGCACCAGCACCCTCAGAGAAAGCAGCAAACTGGAAGAGAGCCATTTGCTAGCCAAAAGGTATGGGGGCTTCATGAAAAGGTATGGAGGCTTCATGAAGAAAATGGATGAGCTTTATCCCATGGAGCCAGAAGAAGAGGCCAATGGAAGTGAGATCCTTGCCAAGCGGTATGGGGGCTTCATGAAGAAGGATGTGGAGGAGGACGACTCGCTGGCCAATTCCTCAGATCTGCTAAAAGAGCTTCTGGAAACAGGGGACAACCGAGAGCATAGCCACCACCAGGATGGCAGTGATAATGAGGAAGAAGTGAGCAAGAGATATGGAGGCTTCATGAGAGGCTTAAAGAGAAGCCCCCAACTGGAAGATGAAGCCAAAGAGCTGCAGAAGCGATATGGGGGCTTCATGAGAAGAGTAGGTCGCCCGGAGTGGTGGATGGACTACCAGAAACGGTATGGAGGTTTCCTGAAGCGCTTTGCCGAGGCTCTGCCCTCCGACGAAGAAGGCGAAAGTTACTCCAAAGAAGTTCCCGAAATGGAAAAAAGATATGGAGGATTTATGAGATTTTAA
- the PENK gene encoding proenkephalin-A isoform X2, which produces MECEGKLPSLKIWETCKELLQLSKPELPQDGTSTLRESSKLEESHLLAKRYGGFMKRYGGFMKKMDELYPMEPEEEANGSEILAKRYGGFMKKDVEEDDSLANSSDLLKELLETGDNREHSHHQDGSDNEEEVSKRYGGFMRGLKRSPQLEDEAKELQKRYGGFMRRVGRPEWWMDYQKRYGGFLKRFAEALPSDEEGESYSKEVPEMEKRYGGFMRF; this is translated from the coding sequence atggaatgtgaaggaaaACTGCCTTCTCTGAAAATTTGGGAAACCTGCAAGGAGCTCCTGCAGCTGTCCAAACCAGAGCTTCCTCAAGATGGCACCAGCACCCTCAGAGAAAGCAGCAAACTGGAAGAGAGCCATTTGCTAGCCAAAAGGTATGGGGGCTTCATGAAAAGGTATGGAGGCTTCATGAAGAAAATGGATGAGCTTTATCCCATGGAGCCAGAAGAAGAGGCCAATGGAAGTGAGATCCTTGCCAAGCGGTATGGGGGCTTCATGAAGAAGGATGTGGAGGAGGACGACTCGCTGGCCAATTCCTCAGATCTGCTAAAAGAGCTTCTGGAAACAGGGGACAACCGAGAGCATAGCCACCACCAGGATGGCAGTGATAATGAGGAAGAAGTGAGCAAGAGATATGGAGGCTTCATGAGAGGCTTAAAGAGAAGCCCCCAACTGGAAGATGAAGCCAAAGAGCTGCAGAAGCGATATGGGGGCTTCATGAGAAGAGTAGGTCGCCCGGAGTGGTGGATGGACTACCAGAAACGGTATGGAGGTTTCCTGAAGCGCTTTGCCGAGGCTCTGCCCTCCGACGAAGAAGGCGAAAGTTACTCCAAAGAAGTTCCCGAAATGGAAAAAAGATATGGAGGATTTATGAGATTTTAA